The proteins below come from a single Marinobacter bohaiensis genomic window:
- the fabD gene encoding ACP S-malonyltransferase: protein MKSAFLFPGQGSQSVGMLGDAAEAWPIIAETFDEASQVLGFDLWSICKNGPEEDLNSTAITQPALLTASIALWRQWFVAGGPRPEFLAGHSLGEYSALVAAESLNFFDAVKLVRLRGELMQSAVPAGEGRMAAVLGLEDDVVIAACEEAAEGEVVAAVNFNAPGQVVIAGNASAVDRAIDICKGKGAKRALPLPVSVPSHCSLMKPAADELAKTLDEVDFNDAVIPVVQNVNAAPEQSSDTLKENLLQQLYSPVLWTDSVRYLSEEGASVAIECGAGKVLAGLAKRIDRNLSVFGIETPDTLQKALDGVNG from the coding sequence ATGAAATCAGCATTTCTTTTCCCGGGTCAGGGCTCACAATCGGTTGGTATGCTTGGCGATGCCGCTGAGGCTTGGCCGATCATTGCCGAGACCTTTGATGAAGCCTCCCAGGTCCTCGGATTTGACCTGTGGTCGATCTGCAAGAACGGTCCCGAGGAAGACCTCAATTCCACCGCGATTACCCAGCCTGCGCTGCTCACGGCAAGCATCGCGCTGTGGCGGCAGTGGTTCGTGGCCGGAGGTCCGCGCCCGGAGTTCTTAGCCGGTCACAGTCTGGGCGAATACAGTGCCCTGGTGGCTGCCGAAAGCCTGAATTTCTTCGACGCGGTCAAGCTGGTGCGTCTGCGCGGCGAACTGATGCAGAGTGCGGTGCCAGCCGGTGAGGGCCGCATGGCGGCGGTGCTGGGGCTGGAAGACGACGTTGTCATCGCCGCCTGCGAGGAAGCCGCTGAGGGCGAAGTGGTCGCGGCCGTCAACTTCAACGCACCGGGTCAGGTGGTCATTGCGGGTAACGCTTCGGCCGTGGATCGCGCCATCGACATCTGTAAAGGAAAGGGGGCCAAACGGGCCCTGCCGCTGCCGGTCAGCGTGCCATCCCACTGCTCCCTTATGAAGCCGGCGGCCGACGAGCTGGCTAAGACGCTGGATGAGGTGGATTTCAACGACGCTGTCATCCCGGTGGTGCAGAATGTCAATGCGGCGCCGGAACAGTCCAGCGATACGCTGAAGGAAAACCTGCTGCAGCAGCTGTACTCCCCGGTCCTGTGGACCGATTCAGTGCGCTATCTGAGTGAAGAGGGTGCGTCGGTGGCGATCGAGTGCGGTGCGGGCAAGGTGCTGGCCGGGCTGGCCAAGCGAATCGATCGCAATCTGTCCGTGTTTGGCATTGAAACGCCGGACACGCTGCAAAAAGCGCTGGATGGCGTAAACGGTTAA
- the fabG gene encoding 3-oxoacyl-ACP reductase FabG, translating into MSLQGKVALVTGASRGIGREIAKQLADGGATVVGTATSESGAEAISQALAEKGGYGIVMNVADADSISDGIKAITEKSGAPVILVNNAGITRDNLLMRMKDDDWDAVINTNLSAIYRTSKAVLRGMAKARWGRIINISSVVAGMGNPGQVNYCAAKAGVEGMTRSLAKEMANRGITVNSVAPGFIDTDMTKKLDDSQREAMMNVIPAGRLGEPEEVAAVVGFLASEQSAYITGESINVNGGMFMG; encoded by the coding sequence ATGTCGCTGCAAGGCAAGGTAGCCCTGGTTACCGGGGCCAGTCGAGGTATTGGCCGGGAAATTGCTAAACAACTCGCAGACGGCGGTGCTACCGTCGTCGGCACCGCGACCTCCGAGTCTGGCGCCGAGGCAATCAGCCAGGCGCTGGCGGAGAAGGGCGGTTACGGCATCGTGATGAACGTTGCCGACGCGGACAGCATCAGCGACGGGATCAAGGCCATCACGGAGAAATCCGGCGCGCCGGTGATCCTGGTCAATAACGCGGGGATTACCCGCGATAACCTGTTGATGCGGATGAAGGATGATGACTGGGATGCGGTCATCAACACCAACCTCAGCGCTATCTACCGCACCAGCAAGGCGGTATTGCGTGGTATGGCCAAGGCCCGCTGGGGTCGCATCATCAACATCAGTTCTGTCGTTGCCGGTATGGGTAACCCAGGGCAGGTCAATTACTGTGCGGCCAAAGCCGGTGTTGAGGGGATGACCCGCAGCCTGGCGAAAGAGATGGCCAACCGTGGTATCACGGTCAACAGTGTGGCGCCCGGATTCATCGATACCGATATGACGAAGAAACTGGACGACAGTCAGCGGGAGGCTATGATGAATGTCATTCCTGCGGGTCGTCTGGGCGAGCCGGAAGAGGTCGCTGCGGTGGTCGGGTTCCTGGCCTCCGAGCAGTCGGCGTACATCACCGGCGAATCCATTAACGTGAACGGCGGCATGTTCATGGGATAA
- the acpP gene encoding acyl carrier protein, protein MSTVEERVKKIVCEQLGVKESEVQNTSSFVEDLGADSLDTVELVMALEEEFETEIPDEEAEKLTSVQDAIDYIVAHT, encoded by the coding sequence ATGAGTACAGTCGAAGAGCGCGTGAAGAAGATTGTCTGTGAACAGCTGGGCGTCAAGGAGTCTGAAGTTCAGAACACTTCTTCTTTCGTAGAGGATCTGGGCGCGGATTCACTGGACACTGTTGAGCTGGTAATGGCCCTCGAAGAAGAGTTCGAGACCGAGATTCCCGATGAGGAAGCCGAGAAGCTGACCAGCGTTCAGGACGCGATCGACTACATCGTCGCGCACACCTGA
- the fabF gene encoding beta-ketoacyl-ACP synthase II, which produces MSGRRVVVTGLGMVSPLGSDVASSWAGIREGKSGIGPIERFDATDFNTRIGGAVKDFDLETYLSPKDARKMDAFIHYGIAAATQAVQDSGLDVENAADPDRVGIAIGSGIGGLEYIEKNVLILEDKGPRKVSPFFVPASVINMVAGNVAIRFGFKGPNIAITTACTTGTHNIGYAARTIQYGDADVMLAGGSEMATTPTGIAAFGSARALSTRNDEPEKASRPWDKDRDGFVLSDGSGVLVLEELEHAKRRGATIYGEVIGFGMSDDAHHITAPSGEGAQRAMSNAIRDAGIDVSEIGYINAHGTSTSVGDVAEVDAVKAVFGDHARKLAMSSTKSMTGHLLGAAGAVEAIFSLLALRDGVLPPTINLDNPDEGCDLDFVAHKAREASISAALSNSFGFGGTNGTLIFRRHDG; this is translated from the coding sequence ATTTCTGGACGACGTGTCGTAGTCACCGGTCTCGGTATGGTGTCCCCGCTGGGCAGCGATGTGGCTTCATCCTGGGCGGGTATCCGCGAAGGCAAGAGCGGCATCGGCCCCATCGAGCGATTCGATGCAACCGACTTCAACACCCGGATTGGCGGAGCGGTCAAGGATTTTGACCTGGAAACCTATCTGAGCCCGAAGGATGCCCGCAAGATGGATGCCTTCATCCACTACGGCATCGCAGCGGCCACCCAGGCGGTGCAGGACAGCGGGCTGGACGTCGAGAACGCGGCCGATCCGGATCGGGTCGGAATTGCGATTGGCTCCGGCATCGGAGGCCTGGAATACATTGAGAAGAACGTTCTGATTCTGGAAGACAAGGGGCCCCGCAAGGTGTCGCCTTTCTTCGTGCCGGCCTCGGTCATCAACATGGTGGCGGGCAATGTCGCTATCCGTTTTGGCTTCAAGGGCCCGAATATTGCCATCACCACAGCCTGTACCACCGGCACCCATAACATCGGCTACGCCGCGCGCACGATCCAGTACGGCGACGCGGACGTGATGCTGGCGGGCGGGTCGGAGATGGCGACCACGCCCACCGGTATTGCCGCCTTCGGCTCGGCGCGGGCCTTGTCCACGCGTAACGACGAGCCGGAAAAGGCCAGCCGGCCGTGGGACAAGGACCGCGATGGTTTCGTCCTCAGCGACGGCTCCGGGGTGCTGGTTCTTGAGGAGCTGGAACACGCCAAGCGTCGCGGTGCGACCATCTACGGCGAGGTGATCGGCTTCGGCATGAGCGATGACGCCCACCATATTACGGCGCCGTCGGGTGAGGGCGCCCAGCGCGCCATGAGCAACGCTATCCGGGATGCCGGAATTGACGTGTCCGAGATTGGCTACATCAACGCCCACGGAACCTCCACGTCGGTGGGCGATGTGGCGGAAGTGGATGCGGTCAAGGCCGTGTTCGGTGATCACGCCCGGAAGCTGGCGATGTCCAGCACCAAGTCCATGACCGGCCACCTACTGGGTGCGGCGGGGGCTGTGGAAGCGATTTTCTCGCTGCTGGCGCTGCGCGATGGCGTGTTACCGCCGACCATCAACCTGGATAACCCGGATGAGGGTTGTGACCTGGACTTCGTCGCGCACAAAGCCCGCGAAGCGAGCATCTCCGCCGCGCTGTCCAATTCCTTCGGTTTTGGAGGCACCAACGGCACGTTGATTTTCCGTCGCCACGACGGCTGA
- a CDS encoding aminotransferase class IV produces the protein MLECLWADADGVPPLDRGLAYGDGLFETIRINGHVASLGERHLRRMQRDAARLGISVSHAELADALERAVERYAGPAPWVLKLLLTRGVGGRGYRPPEPAHPCLIISHSPVPAVPEAPVAVDIWSHPLVIDPLLAGIKHLNRLPQVMASRAMPDWAWETLMTDVDGALVEGSRTNLIALVGTVCITPPAGELAVAGVAREALLEALPDLGLSLEERAVTDADMTRPEFAGLLLTNSVVGGVAIERISEQRLPITERLATIRSFLADAVGS, from the coding sequence GTGCTTGAGTGTCTCTGGGCCGACGCCGACGGTGTGCCTCCCCTGGATCGGGGGTTGGCCTACGGCGACGGACTGTTTGAGACCATCCGGATCAACGGTCACGTCGCCTCGCTTGGCGAACGCCACCTGCGTCGCATGCAGCGCGATGCGGCCCGGCTCGGTATTTCGGTGTCCCATGCCGAACTGGCCGATGCCCTGGAGCGCGCCGTCGAGCGATACGCCGGGCCCGCACCCTGGGTCCTCAAGCTGTTGCTGACCCGGGGCGTTGGCGGCCGCGGCTATCGCCCGCCGGAGCCGGCGCACCCTTGCCTTATCATCTCTCACAGCCCCGTGCCAGCGGTGCCTGAGGCGCCGGTGGCCGTCGACATCTGGTCGCATCCCTTGGTTATCGATCCCTTGCTGGCGGGTATCAAGCACCTCAACCGCCTGCCGCAGGTGATGGCCAGCCGCGCCATGCCGGACTGGGCTTGGGAAACGCTCATGACCGACGTGGATGGCGCCCTTGTCGAAGGCTCCCGGACCAACCTGATCGCGCTGGTTGGAACGGTTTGCATCACGCCCCCTGCCGGAGAGCTGGCAGTAGCCGGTGTCGCCCGGGAGGCTTTGCTGGAGGCGTTGCCGGACCTGGGCTTGTCGTTGGAGGAGCGGGCGGTCACGGACGCCGATATGACCCGCCCGGAGTTTGCCGGCCTCTTGCTGACCAACAGTGTCGTCGGTGGCGTCGCAATCGAACGGATCAGCGAGC